The window GAGGTGTGCCGCAGCAGGTCCGCGATGGTGATCGGGCGACGCAGCGGCACGAACGCCGACGTCGCATGTTCGTCGCCTGCCTTCACATAGACACCGACCTTGGCGTCAGCAAAGGCCGGGATGTATTTGGCGACGGGATCGTCGAGTTTCAGTTTGCCGTCCTCGACCAGCATCATCGCGGCCACCGATGTGATCGGCTTCGACATCGAATACAGACGGAAGATCGTGTCCTTTGTCATCGGGTTAGCGACGTCGCGTTTGCCGATGGTTTCGAAATACACCGGCCTGCCGTGCTGCTGCACCAGTGCGACGGCACCGGGGATTTTTCCGGTCGCAACTTCGTTTTTGAAGAAATCGCCGATGCCGGCCAGTTTTTGCGGCGACAGCGTGCGCGCGACCAGCGGCGGCGCTTCCGCACGGGCGACCGACAATTGCACGAAGGCGACGCTGCCGAGCAGCAGCGCGACAAGCGTCACGGCGAAGCGCTCAGTTCTCCAGCGCTTCATAGACCAGCAACTTCACCGACCTCTGGATGCGCTGCCGCTCCGATGGAGTCTGCTCCAGCAAGATGAAAAAGAAATCCTGCTTGGGATCGATGATGAAATAGCAGCCGCTGGCGCCGTCCCATTTCAATTCGCCGAGCGAGCCTGGCGGCGGCGGCTTGGCATTGCCGGGATCGGTGCGCACGGCGAAGCCATAACCGAAGCCGAAGCCATCACCCGGAAAATACAGGTAGTCGCGCCCGACGCCGGACTCCTTGCCGATATGGTCGGTGGTCATGTCCTTGAACGTGGCCGGACTGAGATAGCGCTTGCCATCGAACTCGCCGCCGTTCAGCAGCATCTGTGCGAATTTCGTGTAGTCGGTCAGCGTCGAGACCATGCCGCCGCTGCCGGATTCCCATTTCTGGTAGGTGTCGGGGCGGCCCTGCCGTCCGGTGCGGAAGTCACGATCCCAGGCCATCGGCTTGGCCAGCATGGATTGTTTCGCCTGCTCCTTCACGAAGAAACCGGTGTCCTTCATGCCGAGTGGCCGGAGGAATTTTTCTTCCTCGAACCCCAGCAGCGATTTGCCGGAGACAACTTCAATCACGCGACCCAGAACGTCCGTCGAGTGGCCGTAGTCCCACGTGGTGCCGGGCTGATGTTCGAGCGGCAGCTGTGCGATACGATCCGCGAATTCGGCGTTGTCGAAATCGCCATCATAGATATTGGCGTTGCCGTAAACCCGTCGGACCAGGCTGTCGCCATAGAATCCGTAGGTGATTCCTGACGTATGCAGCAGCAGATCGCGAATCGTGACCGGACGATCGGGAGGAACGATCTCCAGTGCCTTCTGACCATTCTCAAGCTTCTTCTCGACCCCGACTTTGGCCTTGG is drawn from Nitrobacteraceae bacterium AZCC 2146 and contains these coding sequences:
- a CDS encoding CubicO group peptidase (beta-lactamase class C family) (product_source=COG1680; cath_funfam=3.40.710.10; cleavage_site_network=SignalP-noTM; cog=COG1680; pfam=PF00144; superfamily=56601), with the protein product MNRRHAMRALLCGALLVAPTVVTSPTAAQPFASEGTFDIPAGAHFSQAKLARIGEFFRNEIANGKIPGAIVLIQQHGKPVYKEFFGVRDSDTKQPMTDDTIFRLHSMTKPITSFAAMMLIDEGRLKLDDPVSKYIPSFAKAKVGVEKKLENGQKALEIVPPDRPVTIRDLLLHTSGITYGFYGDSLVRRVYGNANIYDGDFDNAEFADRIAQLPLEHQPGTTWDYGHSTDVLGRVIEVVSGKSLLGFEEEKFLRPLGMKDTGFFVKEQAKQSMLAKPMAWDRDFRTGRQGRPDTYQKWESGSGGMVSTLTDYTKFAQMLLNGGEFDGKRYLSPATFKDMTTDHIGKESGVGRDYLYFPGDGFGFGYGFAVRTDPGNAKPPPPGSLGELKWDGASGCYFIIDPKQDFFFILLEQTPSERQRIQRSVKLLVYEALEN